The Pirellulales bacterium genome has a window encoding:
- a CDS encoding LysR family transcriptional regulator, giving the protein MNERESLAPPTIEAFRALVALDQEKTVTAAARRLGYDQSAITRRLRTFQQGDAFLRRRGKHLELTPRGRASLPAIRQLVEQFDLVLRQCWRQSPLAQRLTIGTGSFFAERFLAGALSRMQPRLPGWQLQVRIIRGQRRILQTAEGTLDLAIVSHSPLQIQSLLNSSFGGAVELEIEPLCNFGLCVVALRNTAAGQGLAATSDKRPLNLNLLTRWPLAAPDPESGVRRQLEAALADDARGLSFAVEGGNWRTTLQFALAGLGMALVPAPLAADCNPRTTVTRRLSDALQIHYQLICLASNKPRERECLKQELFAACERA; this is encoded by the coding sequence ATGAACGAACGCGAATCCCTGGCACCGCCGACGATCGAGGCGTTTCGCGCGCTCGTGGCGCTCGACCAGGAAAAAACGGTGACGGCGGCCGCCCGGCGGTTGGGCTACGATCAGTCGGCGATTACCCGGCGGCTCCGGACGTTCCAGCAGGGCGATGCCTTTCTCCGCCGCAGGGGCAAACACCTGGAGCTCACGCCACGCGGCCGTGCCTCGCTGCCCGCCATTCGCCAGCTCGTCGAGCAATTCGATCTCGTGCTCCGCCAATGCTGGCGCCAATCGCCGCTCGCACAGCGGCTGACCATCGGTACGGGCAGCTTTTTCGCCGAGCGCTTTCTGGCGGGCGCCCTGAGTCGCATGCAACCGCGGCTGCCAGGTTGGCAGCTGCAGGTGCGAATCATCCGCGGACAACGGCGGATCCTGCAAACCGCCGAAGGTACGCTCGATCTGGCGATCGTGTCGCACTCGCCGCTGCAGATTCAGTCGCTGCTCAACAGCAGCTTCGGCGGCGCCGTGGAACTGGAAATCGAGCCGCTCTGCAACTTCGGACTGTGCGTGGTCGCGCTGCGCAACACCGCCGCCGGACAAGGACTCGCGGCGACCAGCGACAAACGGCCCCTGAACCTGAACCTGCTCACACGGTGGCCCTTGGCCGCGCCCGATCCGGAGTCGGGCGTGCGTCGACAGTTGGAAGCGGCGCTGGCCGACGATGCCCGCGGGCTGAGTTTTGCCGTCGAGGGTGGCAACTGGCGAACGACGCTGCAGTTCGCCCTGGCCGGCCTGGGCATGGCCCTGGTGCCGGCGCCGCTGGCAGCCGATTGCAACCCTCGCACCACGGTTACCCGCCGCCTGAGCGACGCGCTGCAGATCCACTACCAACTGATTTGCCTGGCATCGAACAAGCCACGTGAGCGCGAGTGCCTCAAACAAGAATTGTTTGCCGCGTGTGAACGCGCGTAG
- a CDS encoding TIR domain-containing protein produces MSKSIASIALIRREAEGQTLWLAQWNEGWQSYHFVGGHKHEDETFRDCIVREIDEELGLREAADVVVASAPLAHLEYTDVSGRTGEHTDYVIELFDVALVGNEARGKIEANGANRWLSEPEIMAQRCDDGRLVSPTPVRFLNHLGWDLFVSYAHKDDQPDGWVSALVQAIRAEHAEFTPTPLRVFFDRQEIRSMDDWQRRIYDGLHASKLMLAVLSEHYFASDYCRQEWRQYRDHEIRRQMLGEAIAPVYIVTVPGFAESSGRLGDEWQLDLAGRQFVDVRDWRPHGVAALREMAVREQLRRLEQQLAERLARTRRQSESKSTVPRASERFVGRSRELTRLREALPQGKVAAITAVQGIGGIGKTALAFRYAQTFADHYPGGRFLVEAERLSDLRLVLVRLAPDLGLRFSEAEQRDDDLAAARVRTELERRGRTLLVLDNVDRPELLDARQRQRFLPGGDRLHVLVTTRLEEDAIQAAGLDCVPIDPLPDTDAIEMLHRHRAIHGDDEWKAALRIVHLLGGHALALEVVAVYLWRHPDVSYRGYLERLETEGVFAALSGTGADRAVKLSEHLVKLIGPLLEPTLAGLETPDAAPALRALEYAALLPPDAVALPWIRALVAADFPNELASRSGYADPWQQIERRLSGLRLWTRKEDDRLARVHRIVQEVVRARMPADRGAVQQEALALVVRIRAAALENAARLGDFAWEAEPLRDYVLARPRVDNANVLGVANAICTPLQHLGRLGDAATVARAAVACGERILAADPDNAAAQRDLSVSYSKLGDVSVAQGDLAGAKRYFEQSLNIDQLLAADPDNAAAQRDLSVSY; encoded by the coding sequence ATGTCGAAGTCGATCGCCTCGATCGCCCTGATCCGCCGCGAGGCCGAGGGACAAACCCTGTGGCTGGCCCAGTGGAACGAAGGTTGGCAGTCGTATCACTTCGTCGGCGGTCACAAGCACGAGGACGAAACATTTCGCGATTGCATCGTCCGCGAGATCGACGAGGAGCTCGGGCTTCGCGAAGCGGCCGACGTCGTGGTGGCCTCGGCCCCGTTGGCGCACCTGGAATACACCGACGTCTCGGGCCGCACGGGCGAGCACACCGACTATGTCATCGAGCTGTTCGACGTCGCGCTCGTGGGGAACGAGGCCCGCGGCAAGATCGAGGCCAATGGGGCCAATCGCTGGCTGAGCGAACCGGAGATCATGGCGCAGCGCTGCGACGATGGTCGGCTGGTCAGCCCGACGCCGGTCCGGTTTCTCAACCATCTCGGCTGGGACCTGTTCGTCAGCTATGCCCACAAGGACGATCAGCCCGACGGCTGGGTTAGCGCGCTGGTTCAGGCCATCCGCGCCGAGCATGCCGAATTCACGCCCACGCCGCTGCGCGTGTTTTTCGATCGCCAAGAGATCCGCTCGATGGACGATTGGCAGCGACGGATCTACGACGGGCTGCACGCCTCGAAGCTGATGTTGGCCGTATTGTCCGAGCACTACTTTGCCAGCGACTACTGCCGCCAGGAATGGCGGCAGTATCGCGATCACGAGATTCGACGTCAGATGTTGGGCGAAGCGATCGCGCCGGTCTACATCGTCACCGTGCCGGGTTTTGCCGAGAGCTCCGGACGGCTCGGCGACGAATGGCAGCTCGACCTGGCAGGACGGCAATTTGTCGATGTCCGCGATTGGCGCCCGCATGGCGTTGCCGCCCTGCGCGAAATGGCCGTGCGCGAGCAGTTGCGCCGACTCGAACAGCAATTGGCCGAGCGACTCGCGCGCACGCGCCGCCAGAGCGAGTCGAAGTCGACCGTACCCCGGGCCAGCGAACGGTTTGTCGGTCGCAGCCGGGAATTGACTCGGCTGCGCGAGGCGTTGCCGCAAGGCAAGGTGGCGGCCATCACGGCCGTCCAGGGCATCGGCGGCATCGGCAAGACGGCCCTGGCCTTTCGCTATGCCCAGACCTTTGCCGATCACTATCCCGGCGGGCGGTTTCTGGTCGAGGCCGAAAGGCTGAGCGATCTGCGCCTCGTCCTGGTGCGCTTGGCGCCCGACCTGGGGCTGCGATTCTCCGAGGCCGAACAGCGCGACGACGATCTGGCCGCCGCCCGGGTTCGGACCGAACTCGAACGGCGCGGCCGCACGTTGCTGGTCCTGGACAACGTCGATCGCCCCGAGCTGCTTGATGCACGGCAGCGTCAGCGCTTCCTGCCTGGCGGCGATCGCTTGCACGTGTTGGTCACGACGCGGCTCGAAGAAGACGCGATCCAAGCAGCCGGCCTCGACTGTGTGCCGATCGACCCCCTGCCCGATACCGACGCGATCGAGATGCTGCATCGCCATCGCGCGATTCATGGGGACGACGAGTGGAAGGCCGCCCTGCGAATCGTCCACCTGCTGGGCGGGCATGCCTTGGCATTGGAGGTCGTGGCCGTCTACCTCTGGCGGCATCCCGACGTGAGCTACCGCGGCTACCTCGAGCGCCTCGAGACCGAGGGCGTGTTTGCGGCGCTCTCAGGGACCGGCGCCGATCGGGCAGTTAAGCTCAGCGAACATCTCGTGAAACTGATCGGCCCGCTGCTGGAGCCAACGCTCGCCGGGCTCGAAACTCCCGACGCTGCGCCCGCGCTGCGGGCCCTCGAATACGCGGCGCTACTGCCGCCCGATGCGGTGGCCCTGCCTTGGATCAGGGCGCTTGTCGCCGCCGACTTTCCGAACGAGCTGGCATCCCGTTCCGGCTATGCCGACCCCTGGCAGCAGATCGAGCGACGGCTGTCGGGGCTGCGGCTGTGGACGCGCAAGGAAGACGATCGCCTGGCTCGCGTGCACCGGATTGTCCAGGAAGTGGTCCGCGCTCGCATGCCGGCGGATCGCGGTGCGGTCCAGCAAGAGGCTCTGGCGCTGGTCGTCCGAATTCGTGCCGCCGCACTGGAAAACGCGGCGCGCCTGGGCGATTTTGCCTGGGAGGCCGAGCCGCTGCGTGACTATGTCCTTGCCAGGCCCCGCGTCGACAATGCAAACGTGTTGGGCGTTGCCAACGCGATCTGCACGCCGCTGCAACACCTCGGGCGATTGGGCGATGCTGCCACGGTCGCCAGGGCGGCCGTCGCGTGTGGCGAACGAATCTTGGCAGCGGACCCGGACAACGCGGCCGCGCAACGCGACCTCTCCGTTTCATACAGCAAGCTGGGCGATGTGTCGGTGGCGCAGGGCGATCTGGCCGGCGCCAAGCGGTACTTCGAGCAGAGCCTGAATATCGACCAGCTTCTGGCAGCGGACCCGGACAACGCGGCCGCGCAACGCGACCTCTCCGTTTCATACA